ACTGGATTTATGGGGAAGCTCTTTGTAATGTGCTTATTGGCTTTTTCTATGGCAACATGTACTGTTCCATTCTCTTCATGACCTGCCTCAGTGTGCAGAGGTATTGGGTCATCGTGAACCCCATGGGGCACTCCAGGAAGAAGGCAAACATTGCCATTGGCATCTCCCTGGCAATATGGCTGCTGATTCTGCTGGTCACCATTCCTTTGTATGTCGTGAAGCAGACCATCTTCATTCCTGCCCTGAACATCACGACCTGTCATGATGTTTTGCCTGAGCAGCTCTTGGTGGGAGACATGTTCAATTACTTCCTCTCTCTGGCCATTGGGGTCTTTCTGTTCCCAGCCTTCCTCACAGCCTCTGCCTATGTGCTGATGATCAGAATGCTGCGATCTTCTGCCATGGATGAAAactcagagaagaaaaggaagagggccATCAAACTCATTGTCACTGTCCTGGCCATGTACCTGATCTGCTTCACTCCTAGTAACCTTCTGCTTGTGGTGCATTATTTTCTGATTAAGAGCCAGGGCCAGAGCCATGTCTATGCCCTGTACATTGTAGCCCTCTGCCTCTCTACCCTTAACAGCTGCATCGACCCCTTTGTCTATTACTTTGTTTCACATGATTTCAGGGATCATGCAAAGAACGCTCTCCTTTGCCGAAGTGTCCGCACTGTAAAGCAGATGCAAGTATCCCTCACCTCAAAGAAACACTCCAGGAAATCCAGCTCTTACTCTTCAAGTTCAACCACTGTTAAGACCTCCTATTGAGTTTTCCAGGTCCTCAGATGGGAATTGCACAGTAGGATGTGGAACCTGTTTAATGTTATGAGGACGTGTCTGTTATTTCCTAATCAAAAAGGTCTCACCACATACCATGTGGATGCAGCACCTCTCAGGATTGCTAGGAGCTCCCCTGTTTGCATGAGAAAAGTAGTCCCCCAAATTAACATCAGTGTCTGTTTCAGAATCTCTCTACTCAGATGACCCCAGAAACTGAACCAACAGAAGCAGACTTTTCAGAAGATGGTGAAGACAGAAACCCAGTAACTTGCAAAAAGTAGACTTGGTGTGAAGACTCACTTCTCagctgaaattatatatatacacatatatatattttacatctgGGATCATGATAGACTTGTTAGGGCTTCAAGGCCCTCAGAGATGATCAGTCCAACTGAACGaccttacaaatgaggaaaccaagataAATGAGCTGCCAGAATCAGGTTTCCAATCAACAGCAGTGAGTTGGGATTGGACAGTAGAATTTCAATGTCCAGTGAGTGAGGTTCTTGTACCACTTCATCAAAATCATggatcttggctgggtgcggtgcctcatgcctgtaatcctagcactttgggaggctgaggcaggcaatcacttgaggtcaggagttcgagaccagcctggccatcatggcgaaacctcatctctactaaaaatacaaaagttaaccaggTGTGTGGtgcacgtttgtaatcccagttactcaggaggctgaggcacaagaattgagTATCACtttaactcaggaggcagaggttgcagtgagccgagattgcaccactgcactccagcttgggtgataaaataaaataaaatagtcgtGAATCTTgttcaaaatgcagattcctcaGATTCAATAATGAGAGCTCAGACTGGGAacagggcccaggaatctgtgtgGTACAAACCTGCATGGTGTTTATGCACACAGAGATTTGAGAACCATTGTTCTGAATGCTGCTTCCATTTGACAAAGTGCCgtgataatttttgaaaagagaagCAAACAATGGTGTCTCTTTTATGTTCAGCTTATAATGAAATCTGTTTGTTGACTTATTAGgactttgaattatttctttattaaccCTCTGAGTTtttgtatgtattattattaaagaaaaatgcaatCAGGATTTTAAACATGTAAATACAAATTTTGTATAACTTTTGATGACTTCAGTGAAATTTTCAGGTAGTCTGAGTAATAGATTGTTTTGCCACTTAGAATAGCATTTGCcacttagtattttaaaaaataattgttggaGTATTTATTGTCAGTTTTGTTCACTTGTTAtctaatacaaaattataaagcCTTCAGAGGGTTTGGACCACAtctctttggaaaatagtttgcaACATATTTAAGAGATACTTGATGCCAAAATGACTTTATACAACGATTGTatttgtgacttttaaaaataattattttattgtgtaattgatttataaataacaaaattttttttacaacttATTTCTGAGTTGTGCGTTTGTTTTGAGGGAAGGAGTGAGAGAAGGCAGGCAACAGCTTCACCCCTCTAAAAGTGGACACTCACACCAAACTCTGTGACAAcggtttttcatttaaaaatgtttcagaggccgggcacagtggcacacgtgtgtaatccca
The genomic region above belongs to Homo sapiens chromosome 5, GRCh38.p14 Primary Assembly and contains:
- the F2RL1 gene encoding proteinase-activated receptor 2 preproprotein, which gives rise to MRSPSAAWLLGAAILLAASLSCSGTIQGTSRSSKGRSLIGKVDGTSHVTGKGVTVETVFSVDEFSASVLTGKLTTVFLPIVYTIVFVVGLPSNGMALWVFLFRTKKKHPAVIYMANLALADLLSVIWFPLKIAYHIHGNNWIYGEALCNVLIGFFYGNMYCSILFMTCLSVQRYWVIVNPMGHSRKKANIAIGISLAIWLLILLVTIPLYVVKQTIFIPALNITTCHDVLPEQLLVGDMFNYFLSLAIGVFLFPAFLTASAYVLMIRMLRSSAMDENSEKKRKRAIKLIVTVLAMYLICFTPSNLLLVVHYFLIKSQGQSHVYALYIVALCLSTLNSCIDPFVYYFVSHDFRDHAKNALLCRSVRTVKQMQVSLTSKKHSRKSSSYSSSSTTVKTSY